From a single Osmerus mordax isolate fOsmMor3 chromosome 14, fOsmMor3.pri, whole genome shotgun sequence genomic region:
- the hgsnat gene encoding heparan-alpha-glucosaminide N-acetyltransferase isoform X3, which yields MGTSIALSIHSMLRGGSTRCSLLWKTAWRSMQLFLIGIFIINPNYCLGPLSWDTLRIPGVLQRLAFSYMVVACLDLCVARTRLDNLPMDAWWFPVREFLLYWPAWLVVVALETLWLCLTFLLPVPDCPNGYLGPGGIGDMGLYPNCTGGATGYIDRWLLGDRHIYQTPSSRVIYFTRMPFDPEGVLGSINSVLMAFLGLQAGKIFLHYKDLHYSIISRFLIWGLILGVVSATLTKCSRDQGFIPVNKNLWSLSYVTTLACFAYVVLVLVYYTVDVKHWWSGAPFYYPGMNSILVYVGHEVFEDYFPFRWKMANSQSHAEHLTQNLLATSLWVLISFLLYRKKIFWKI from the exons ATGGGCACGTCCATAGCCCTGTCCATTCACTCCATGCTGCGAGGGGGCTCCACGCGCTGCTCTCTCCTGTGGAAGACCGCATGGAGGAGCATGCAGCTCTTCCTCATAGGCATCTTCATCATCAACCCCAACTACTGCCTGGGCCCCT tgtcATGGGACACCCTGCGTATCCCTGGAGTACTGCAGCGACTGGCTTTCTCTTACATGGTGGTGGCATGTCTGGACCTGTGTGTGGCCCGGACACGCCTGGACAACCTCCCTATG GATGCCTGGTGGTTCCCTGTCAGGGAGTTTCTTCTCTACTGGCCGGCCTGGCTGGTCGTAGTCGCCTTGGAAACGCTCTGGTTGTGTCTCACCTTTCTGCTCCCTGTGCCAGACTGTccaaa CGGATATCTGGGTCCCGGAGGCATCGGTGACATGGGCCTCTATCCAAACTGCACCGGCGGGGCCACGGGCTACATCGACCGCTGGCTCCTGGGGGACCGACACATCTACCAGACCCCATCCTCTCGC GTGATCTACTTCACTCGCATGCCCTTTGACCCAGAGGGAGTGCTGGGCAGCATAAACTCTGTACTGATGGCGTTCCTAGGCCTGCAG GCAGGAAAGATATTCCTCCACTACAAGGATCTTCACTACAGCATCATCAGCAGGTTTCTCATTTGGGGTCTCATATTG GGAGTTGTTTCGGCCACACTGACCAAGTGTTCGCGAGACCAAGGCTTCATCCCAGTCAATAAGAACCTGTG gtcTCTGTCGTATGTGACTACGCTGGCGTGTTTTGCTTAtgtggtcctggttctggtgtACTACACTGTAGATGTGAAGCACTGGTGGTCTGGAGCTCCTTTCTACTACCCAG GTATGAACTCGATCCTGGTGTACGTGGGTCACGAGGTCTTTGAGGATTACTTCCCCTTCCGCTGGAAGATGGCCAACAGCCAATCACATGCTGAACATCTGACCCAGAACCTGCTGGCCACTTCTCTTTGGGTCCTTATCTCCTTCCTGCTGTACAGGAAGAAGATCTTCTGGAAGATCTAG